A window of Paenibacillus phoenicis genomic DNA:
GGGACCATTGATTTTCCTGCGAACGAACGAGCTGTATACGCTGCCGCTGGCGCTGACGAACTTCGTGGACGAAAATACGACCAATTATACCGCGATCATGGCAGCTTCTGTTTCGGCTCTGCTGCCGCTGATTCTCCTGGTGGCGTTCTTTCAGCGCTGGTTCGTGGAGGGGATCGCCAGCTCGGCGGTCAAAGGCTGATTTAGGGCATATCGAAGCTGAAGCTTCAAGAAAGGGTGGTACTTTATGCATAGTATTTTAGAAGCGGATGTCGTTGTTGTTGGCGGCGGACCGGCGGGAATTAATGCCGCTTTGGCGGCGGGGCGGCAAGGGGCGCGAACCGTATTGGTCGAGCGCTACGGATTTCTTGGCGGCATGTCCACGATCGCGCTCGTCTATCCGTGGATGACGTTCCACACGATGGATGGCAAGCGGGTGATCGGCGGGATTGCTCAGGAGATCGTCGAACGGTTGGCGGCGCGAGGGGCTTCGCCCGGCCATGTCCGCGATACCTGCGGGTTCGTCCATACGGTGACGCCTTATCATCCGGAAGTGTACAAGCTGCTTGCGTTAGAGATGCTGCGGGAAGCCGGGGTCAAGGTGCTTGCCCATAGCTTCATGCACGAAGCGGTGAGCGAGACCGGAATTATTCGGGCGGTTCGTCTGGCGACCAAATCCGGGCCTGTAGAGTTGCGGGCCAAGCAGTTCGTTGATACGACGGGCGACGCCGACTTGGCCTTCTTTGCCGGTGTGCCGGTCCTGCAAGGCCGGGAGTCGGATGGCAAAACCCAGCCAATGACCATGAAATTCCGCATGAAGGGCGTAGATCTGCAGGCCGTTAAGCAGTACATGATCGAGCATCCGGACGAATTTTACCGTAAGACGCCGATTGACGAACTGGAGGAGCTTCCGTTGACGGCGGTGCAAGGCTTTTATAAGCACTGGAAGGAAGCCGGCCTGCCGATCAATCGCGATCAGGTGCTGTTCTTCACCGGTCCAGGCGAAGACGAAATCGTCGTGAACATGGTTCGCGTGCAAGGGCTGGACGGCACCGATGTGGAGCAATTGACCGAAGCGGAGGAGCTTGGGCGTCAGCAGGTCATGATGATCGCCGATTTCATGAAGCGGTGTCTCCCGGGCTTTGCCAAAGCCGAAATCACGCAGGTTGGTACGCAGATCGGCGTTCGGGAGACGCGCCGGGTCGTCGGCCGTTATGCACTGGCAATGGAGGATGTGGTAGAAGGACGCCGTTTCGAGGACGTGATCGCCCGCAGCGGGTATCCGATCGACATTCACGATCCGTCGGGCAAAGCGGTTCAAGCGGCTTGGATCAACGGAGACGGCGCCTACGACATCCCGTACCGCTGCTTGCTTCCAAAGGACATCGACAATCTTCTGATTGCGGGCCGTTGCATCTCTACAACGCATGAAGCGCTGGCTACAACCCGGTTGACGCCAAGCTGCATGGCAACCGGGCAAGCCGCAGGCACGGCCGCCGCAATGGCGGCAGCGCAGGGCATTTCGCCGGCAGAGGTGGATATCCGTTCGCTGCAGGAGACGTTAACCCAAAACGGGGCAATTTTGGTCTAGATCTAAGAGAGCCCGTCTTGGATGCGGGAGAAGGAGGAGAGAGAAACACATGCGGTCAGGACAAGTCATCTATCCATTTGAGCCTTGGACGGTAACGGAATCGTCATTTGATGTAGAGACGAATCAGCGGGATGAAACGGTATTTGCCGTTGGCAACGGTTATATCGGGATTCGCGGCAACTTCGAGGAGGGGTATGACGGCCCTC
This region includes:
- a CDS encoding FAD-dependent oxidoreductase; this encodes MHSILEADVVVVGGGPAGINAALAAGRQGARTVLVERYGFLGGMSTIALVYPWMTFHTMDGKRVIGGIAQEIVERLAARGASPGHVRDTCGFVHTVTPYHPEVYKLLALEMLREAGVKVLAHSFMHEAVSETGIIRAVRLATKSGPVELRAKQFVDTTGDADLAFFAGVPVLQGRESDGKTQPMTMKFRMKGVDLQAVKQYMIEHPDEFYRKTPIDELEELPLTAVQGFYKHWKEAGLPINRDQVLFFTGPGEDEIVVNMVRVQGLDGTDVEQLTEAEELGRQQVMMIADFMKRCLPGFAKAEITQVGTQIGVRETRRVVGRYALAMEDVVEGRRFEDVIARSGYPIDIHDPSGKAVQAAWINGDGAYDIPYRCLLPKDIDNLLIAGRCISTTHEALATTRLTPSCMATGQAAGTAAAMAAAQGISPAEVDIRSLQETLTQNGAILV